One Lentibacillus cibarius DNA window includes the following coding sequences:
- a CDS encoding NAD-dependent protein deacylase: MMNDWLNQSRYTVIFTGAGMSTESGLPDFRSSSHGLWNKQDPSKIANTDALNNNVDAFIDFYRSRVLNVKDYKPHKGHQILADWENQGLIQSIITQNVDGFHQVAGSKHVAELHGTLQKLHCQSCGRKYSSEAYVDRDYYCECGGILRPSIVLFGETLPQQAFQTALTEAEKADLFIVLGSSLSVTPANQFPLIAKDNGAKLVIVNREPTELDKFADKVIHHRQIGDVLQEWDNAR, translated from the coding sequence ATAATGAACGATTGGCTTAATCAATCACGATACACGGTCATTTTCACCGGTGCTGGTATGTCCACTGAAAGCGGTCTGCCTGATTTCCGCTCGTCCAGCCATGGCCTGTGGAATAAACAGGATCCGAGTAAAATCGCCAATACGGACGCATTAAATAATAATGTGGATGCATTCATTGACTTTTACCGTTCGCGCGTTCTTAATGTGAAAGATTATAAGCCCCATAAAGGCCATCAGATTCTAGCCGATTGGGAAAACCAAGGGCTTATACAGTCCATCATCACACAAAATGTAGACGGTTTTCATCAGGTTGCCGGCAGTAAGCATGTGGCTGAACTGCACGGGACCTTGCAAAAGTTGCATTGCCAGTCGTGTGGACGCAAATACAGCAGTGAAGCATACGTCGATCGTGATTACTATTGCGAATGTGGAGGGATATTGCGTCCTTCCATCGTGCTATTTGGGGAAACCTTACCGCAGCAAGCCTTTCAAACGGCGCTCACTGAGGCTGAAAAGGCTGATTTATTCATTGTGCTCGGTTCATCGCTCAGCGTGACACCAGCCAATCAATTCCCGCTTATCGCTAAAGACAATGGCGCAAAGCTGGTGATTGTCAACCGCGAACCGACCGAGCTGGACAAGTTTGCCGACAAAGTCATTCATCACCGGCAAATCGGCGACGTGCTTCAAGAATGGGATAATGCCAGATGA
- a CDS encoding sigma-54 interaction domain-containing protein, with protein sequence MPINNQRDVQTPINMNALYQQLLDAVDVGIHVINKNGETIIYNKKMMEIESMGSEDVLEKNLLDVFKFRDSQSSTLVQALTTGKSTKNTKQTYFNYKGKEITTINNSFPIIENGTITGAVEIARDVTQLEHVIKENVLNKQNTNFTFDKIIGHSEPMLTVIDEAKRATRTTSSVMVAGETGTGKELFAQSIHNGSARSSAPFISQNCAAIPDNLMESLLFGTKKGAFTGATDRPGLFEQADGGTLLLDEINSLDPSLQAKLLRVIQEKSIRRIGDLKDKKVDVRIITTINEDPIDAISSGHLRKDLFYRLSVVSLFVPPLRERKGDIDLLTKHFIEKYNKLFKMDVKGISSEARQILHEHDWPGNVRELEHTIEGAMNLILDEDSITVGNLPMKFRKKYQQDADKLPSSLLNLSGEGVENRPLKEKMAEAEKFYIQQALIENKNNISHTAKKLGISRQSLQYRMRKFGL encoded by the coding sequence ATGCCGATTAATAATCAACGAGATGTCCAGACACCAATTAACATGAATGCTCTTTATCAGCAGCTGCTCGATGCCGTTGACGTAGGGATTCATGTCATTAATAAAAACGGTGAAACCATTATTTATAATAAAAAAATGATGGAGATTGAATCCATGGGAAGCGAGGATGTTCTTGAAAAAAACTTACTCGATGTTTTCAAGTTCAGGGATAGCCAAAGCAGTACACTTGTACAGGCACTAACGACTGGTAAATCTACCAAAAATACGAAGCAAACGTATTTTAACTATAAAGGAAAAGAAATCACAACCATCAACAACTCATTCCCAATTATCGAAAACGGCACAATTACAGGTGCTGTCGAAATCGCCCGTGATGTAACACAACTGGAACATGTTATTAAGGAAAACGTATTAAATAAACAAAACACAAACTTTACTTTTGACAAAATCATCGGACATAGCGAACCAATGCTTACTGTCATCGACGAGGCAAAACGGGCGACAAGAACGACGTCATCCGTCATGGTCGCCGGCGAAACTGGCACAGGGAAAGAATTGTTCGCACAAAGTATCCACAATGGCAGCGCACGCTCAAGCGCACCTTTTATTTCGCAAAACTGTGCCGCTATTCCGGATAACCTAATGGAAAGTCTTCTGTTCGGCACGAAAAAGGGCGCGTTTACCGGAGCGACTGATCGACCGGGACTCTTTGAACAAGCGGATGGCGGCACATTGCTGCTGGACGAGATCAACTCGCTTGATCCCTCTCTGCAAGCAAAACTGTTACGAGTCATTCAGGAAAAGTCAATCAGAAGAATTGGAGACCTGAAAGACAAAAAAGTCGACGTCCGTATTATCACAACTATTAATGAAGACCCCATCGACGCTATTTCCAGCGGCCATTTACGAAAAGACTTGTTTTACCGACTGAGTGTGGTATCTCTATTTGTACCGCCATTGCGCGAGCGTAAAGGAGATATAGACTTGTTAACAAAGCACTTTATCGAAAAATACAACAAACTATTTAAAATGGATGTAAAAGGTATCAGCTCCGAAGCCAGGCAGATTCTTCACGAGCATGATTGGCCTGGTAACGTGCGTGAACTAGAGCATACTATTGAAGGCGCCATGAACCTTATTCTTGACGAGGATTCCATTACTGTAGGTAACTTACCCATGAAATTCCGGAAAAAATATCAGCAAGACGCGGACAAACTTCCAAGCAGCCTATTAAACCTGAGTGGTGAGGGTGTCGAAAATCGTCCATTAAAAGAAAAAATGGCCGAAGCGGAAAAATTTTATATTCAGCAAGCACTGATCGAGAACAAGAATAATATCTCTCACACCGCAAAAAAACTTGGCATCAGCAGACAAAGCTTACAATACCGAATGCGGAAGTTTGGACTGTAG
- a CDS encoding ornithine--oxo-acid transaminase produces MKVNTFNQTEEIIEQTDQYGARNYKPLPVVVSEAEGVWVTDPEGNQYMDMLSAYSAVNQGHRHPKIMEAFNRQAGRVTLTSRAFHNDQLGPFYEKVSKLTNKDMVLPMNTGAEAVETAIKAARRWGYDQKGIADDQAEIIACEGSFHGRTMAAISMSADPDNKRGFGPMLPGIKIIPYGDIDALKEAITPNTAGFIMEPIQGEAGIIMPPEGFLKEASDVCREENVLFIADEIQAGLGRSGKMFACDWEGVTPDMYILGKALGGGVMPVSCVAANEGVLGVFNPGSHGSTFGGNPLACAVSIAALDVIEEEELAAHSNRLGDYFQSKLKEIDNPIIKEVRGKGLFVGVELDEPARPYCEQLKEEGLLCKETHDNVIRFAPPLIISQEELDWAIEKIYQVLSN; encoded by the coding sequence ATGAAAGTAAATACATTCAATCAAACAGAGGAAATTATTGAACAAACTGACCAGTATGGTGCGAGAAACTATAAACCGCTTCCTGTTGTTGTATCTGAGGCAGAAGGAGTCTGGGTAACCGATCCGGAGGGTAACCAGTATATGGATATGCTTAGTGCCTACTCTGCAGTGAACCAGGGGCACCGTCATCCGAAAATTATGGAAGCCTTTAATCGTCAGGCAGGACGTGTTACACTGACATCACGTGCATTTCACAATGACCAGCTAGGGCCATTTTATGAAAAGGTTTCCAAGCTGACGAATAAAGACATGGTACTGCCAATGAATACAGGGGCTGAGGCAGTTGAAACAGCTATAAAAGCTGCACGCCGCTGGGGGTATGACCAAAAAGGCATTGCAGATGATCAGGCCGAAATCATTGCGTGTGAAGGTAGCTTCCATGGCCGGACAATGGCTGCGATTTCCATGTCAGCAGATCCGGATAACAAACGTGGCTTCGGTCCAATGCTACCGGGGATTAAAATCATTCCTTACGGTGATATTGACGCGCTGAAAGAAGCAATTACGCCAAACACCGCCGGATTTATCATGGAGCCAATTCAGGGTGAAGCAGGTATTATCATGCCCCCTGAAGGTTTTCTGAAAGAAGCTTCTGACGTTTGTCGAGAAGAAAATGTCCTGTTTATTGCTGATGAAATTCAAGCAGGTCTCGGACGTTCCGGTAAAATGTTTGCTTGTGACTGGGAAGGTGTGACACCGGATATGTACATCTTGGGCAAAGCGCTTGGTGGCGGTGTGATGCCAGTTTCCTGTGTAGCAGCGAATGAAGGGGTGTTAGGCGTGTTCAACCCTGGATCCCACGGGTCTACATTCGGCGGGAATCCATTGGCATGCGCGGTGTCCATTGCAGCACTGGATGTCATTGAAGAGGAAGAACTGGCTGCACATTCCAACCGGCTTGGAGACTATTTTCAGAGCAAACTGAAAGAGATCGATAATCCTATCATCAAAGAAGTTCGCGGCAAAGGCTTATTTGTCGGTGTTGAGCTGGATGAACCGGCGCGACCGTATTGCGAGCAGCTTAAGGAAGAAGGACTGCTATGCAAAGAGACACATGACAATGTCATTCGCTTTGCACCACCGCTTATTATCAGTCAGGAAGAGCTTGACTGGGCAATCGAGAAAATTTATCAAGTTTTATCAAACTGA
- a CDS encoding Glu/Leu/Phe/Val family dehydrogenase, translated as MAKAIVNEQAEESLDLTASTQVIIKEALDHLGYPDEVFQLLKEPMRRLTVRIPVRMDDGSIKIFTGFRTQHSDAVGPTKGGVRFHPEVTAEEVDALSMWMSLKSGIPDIPYGGGKGGIICDPREMSFRELEGLSRGYVRAISQIVGPTKDIPAPDVFTNSQIMAWMMDEYSRISEFDSPGFITGKPIALGGSHGRETATAKGVTICIEEAAKKKGISIQGARVIIQGFGNAGSYLAKFMHDEGASVVGISDAYGAIYDPDGLDIDYLLEKRDSYGTVTNLFNHTITNEELLVSDCDIIVPAAIANQLTKNNANDIKASIVVEAANGPTTLEATKIMSERGILIVPDVLASSGGVTASYFEWVQNNQGYYWSEEEVAKKLRNVLVNSFEKVYNASQTHQVHMRLAAYIVGVRRMAEAARFRGWV; from the coding sequence ATGGCAAAAGCAATCGTGAATGAACAAGCAGAAGAATCGTTGGATTTAACAGCGTCCACACAAGTGATTATCAAAGAGGCACTGGATCACCTAGGCTACCCGGATGAAGTTTTCCAACTGCTGAAAGAGCCGATGCGCAGGCTTACTGTAAGGATACCCGTTAGGATGGATGATGGCAGCATTAAAATTTTCACCGGCTTTCGAACCCAGCATAGTGATGCAGTCGGGCCGACAAAGGGCGGTGTCCGGTTTCATCCGGAAGTTACCGCGGAAGAAGTCGATGCGCTTTCCATGTGGATGAGTCTAAAAAGTGGTATACCGGACATTCCGTATGGCGGTGGTAAAGGTGGCATTATATGTGATCCAAGAGAGATGTCCTTTCGGGAGTTAGAGGGACTAAGCCGTGGATACGTTCGCGCCATCAGCCAAATTGTTGGACCAACGAAAGATATTCCGGCACCGGATGTGTTCACCAACTCGCAAATCATGGCTTGGATGATGGATGAATACAGCCGGATCAGTGAATTCGATTCTCCGGGCTTCATTACTGGTAAACCAATTGCACTGGGTGGATCTCATGGACGTGAAACAGCAACAGCTAAAGGTGTTACTATCTGTATAGAAGAAGCAGCTAAGAAAAAAGGCATCAGCATACAAGGTGCTCGTGTTATTATACAAGGGTTCGGCAATGCTGGCAGTTATCTTGCCAAGTTCATGCATGATGAAGGGGCAAGTGTCGTAGGTATATCTGATGCGTATGGTGCGATATATGACCCGGATGGGCTTGATATTGACTATCTGCTGGAAAAACGGGATAGCTATGGTACAGTTACCAACTTATTCAATCACACAATTACCAACGAGGAACTGCTTGTCAGCGATTGTGACATTATCGTGCCAGCAGCTATAGCCAATCAGCTGACAAAGAATAACGCCAATGATATAAAGGCGTCGATTGTTGTGGAAGCAGCAAATGGGCCGACAACCCTTGAAGCCACAAAAATTATGTCCGAACGTGGCATCCTGATCGTACCGGATGTCCTAGCAAGCTCTGGAGGCGTAACTGCTTCGTACTTTGAATGGGTTCAGAACAATCAGGGCTATTATTGGAGTGAAGAAGAAGTAGCGAAGAAGTTACGTAATGTTCTTGTCAATTCCTTTGAGAAAGTTTACAA